A genomic segment from Deltaproteobacteria bacterium encodes:
- a CDS encoding methyltransferase domain-containing protein has product MSNAYVHGYDPRENQRLQDQASTLVELLHADTAYPAGSRVLEAGCGVGSQTVTLASKSPGAIITSIDISAASVAAARKAVEAAGIRNVTFQQADIFHLPFPPQSFDHVFVCFVLEHLTQPVEALRVLKQMVEPGGTITVIEGDHGSTYFYPESAYAQRAIQCQVDLQARAGGNALIGRQLYPLLHAAGFYDVHVSPRMVYVDGSKPALIDGFTKRTFTVMIEGVRPTALEAKLMSAADFDRGIADLYRTAEADGVFCYTFFKATAVN; this is encoded by the coding sequence ATGAGTAACGCATACGTGCATGGTTACGATCCGCGCGAAAATCAGCGGCTGCAAGACCAAGCATCGACGCTGGTGGAACTGTTACATGCGGATACGGCATACCCAGCCGGAAGCCGTGTGTTGGAAGCTGGCTGCGGCGTTGGATCACAGACCGTGACCTTGGCATCAAAGAGTCCGGGGGCGATCATTACGTCCATTGATATCTCCGCAGCCTCGGTCGCCGCAGCCCGGAAGGCAGTAGAGGCCGCAGGTATACGCAACGTCACGTTTCAGCAAGCGGACATCTTTCACTTGCCGTTTCCTCCGCAGTCCTTCGACCACGTGTTCGTGTGCTTCGTCCTTGAGCATCTGACGCAACCCGTAGAAGCCTTACGAGTATTGAAGCAGATGGTGGAACCTGGCGGCACGATCACCGTGATTGAGGGCGATCATGGATCTACCTACTTTTATCCTGAGAGCGCGTATGCGCAACGAGCGATTCAGTGCCAGGTCGACTTGCAAGCCAGAGCTGGAGGAAATGCCTTGATCGGTCGGCAGTTGTATCCTTTGTTACACGCAGCTGGCTTTTACGATGTGCACGTCTCGCCGCGCATGGTCTATGTCGATGGCAGTAAACCGGCGCTGATCGACGGCTTCACCAAGAGAACGTTCACAGTGATGATCGAAGGGGTTCGACCCACAGCGCTGGAAGCGAAGCTGATGAGCGCGGCGGACTTTGATCGGGGGATTGCTGATTTGTATCGCACTGCTGAAGCCGATGGCGTGTTTTGCTACACGTTTTTTAAGGCTACTGCGGTGAACTGA